A single Lusitaniella coriacea LEGE 07157 DNA region contains:
- the tsf gene encoding translation elongation factor Ts: MAKGKKKKAEPQAAASETPSQSVKSEPKKGKISAQLVKELREKTGAGMMDCKKALTENDGDVAKSTEWLRQKGITSAEKKAGRVAAEGLVGSYIHTGGRVGVLVEINCETDFVARREEFQNLVRDVAMQIAACPNVEYVKVDDIPQAFSQKEKEIEMGREDLASKPENIREKIVQGRIDKRLKEMSLMDQPYIKDQSITVEELVKQTVAQIGENIQIRRFSRFILGEGIEKEESNFADEVAAQMGQ, translated from the coding sequence ATGGCAAAAGGTAAAAAGAAAAAAGCAGAACCCCAAGCGGCAGCTAGTGAAACTCCCTCTCAGTCTGTAAAATCCGAGCCTAAAAAGGGTAAAATTTCAGCCCAGTTGGTCAAAGAACTGCGCGAGAAAACGGGCGCGGGCATGATGGATTGTAAGAAGGCGCTGACGGAGAATGATGGCGATGTTGCCAAGTCAACGGAATGGTTGCGGCAAAAGGGCATTACTTCCGCAGAGAAGAAAGCCGGTCGCGTTGCTGCTGAGGGTTTAGTGGGTAGCTATATCCATACCGGAGGTCGCGTGGGAGTTTTGGTTGAGATTAATTGCGAAACCGACTTTGTGGCGCGTCGCGAGGAATTCCAAAATTTGGTGCGCGATGTGGCGATGCAAATCGCGGCTTGCCCCAATGTGGAATATGTGAAGGTAGATGATATTCCCCAGGCATTTTCCCAAAAAGAGAAAGAAATTGAAATGGGTCGAGAAGACTTGGCGAGCAAGCCGGAAAATATCAGAGAAAAGATCGTTCAGGGTCGAATTGACAAGCGACTGAAGGAAATGTCTTTGATGGATCAACCCTATATTAAGGATCAAAGTATCACGGTTGAGGAGTTGGTGAAGCAAACGGTCGCTCAAATTGGTGAAAATATTCAGATCAGGCGCTTTAGTCGCTTTATTTTGGGAGAAGGAATTGAGAAGGAAGAATCTAACTTCGCAGATGAAGTTGCTGCTCAAATGGGGCAGTAA
- a CDS encoding TldD/PmbA family protein, whose translation MVQVTELANYTAEIAKKLGIKKYDIFGSAADATSVEVERGEPKQVKASNRSSVIVRVWNDGNTMGVTSTTDVDPNGIELALKMAQEASAFGVKEHTPDFSPEATAETAEVKRKPEPQAEVSALIEKLLVAEKELTNSHPAIESVPYNGLSQRDIDRFYLNSDGAIRDEAASYSSVYLYTKAEEEGKKPRSAGSYKVNERLADLDIAGCIQEAAQKTISHLNYKKIPSGKYRVVFSAEAFLSLLGAFSNLFNAQSILDKQSLSTPESLGESIASPLLSVSDDPLHSANIGASTFDGEGTPTRCTPLITEGVLAGFLHSAGTAKRMNAKPTGNANIGAKVTVSPHFYHVFPGRAAEGEYDLDSAENVILIDDLSALHAGVNALQGSFSLPFDGWLVNGRDRVSIDSSTIAGDFRELLQSIIYVEPDPEITPSGVCPRIWVDNLSVAGE comes from the coding sequence ATGGTTCAAGTTACAGAATTAGCAAATTACACCGCAGAGATTGCCAAGAAATTGGGCATCAAAAAATATGATATCTTTGGTTCTGCCGCCGATGCGACGAGTGTTGAAGTCGAACGGGGCGAACCCAAACAGGTCAAGGCTTCTAATCGCTCTAGCGTTATCGTGCGTGTGTGGAACGATGGCAATACAATGGGCGTGACTTCTACAACTGATGTCGATCCCAATGGGATTGAATTAGCCCTGAAAATGGCGCAGGAAGCGAGCGCTTTCGGGGTTAAGGAGCATACGCCAGATTTTAGTCCGGAGGCAACTGCTGAAACTGCTGAGGTGAAGCGCAAACCCGAACCCCAAGCTGAAGTTTCAGCACTCATTGAAAAGCTTCTGGTGGCTGAAAAAGAACTAACAAACTCGCATCCGGCGATTGAAAGCGTTCCCTACAACGGGTTGTCTCAACGGGATATCGACCGTTTTTATCTCAATAGCGACGGTGCAATCCGGGATGAGGCAGCTTCCTATAGTTCGGTGTACCTCTATACCAAAGCTGAGGAAGAGGGGAAAAAGCCTCGCAGCGCGGGGAGTTATAAGGTTAACGAGCGTTTGGCAGATTTGGATATTGCCGGGTGCATTCAGGAAGCGGCCCAAAAAACGATTAGTCATTTGAACTATAAAAAAATTCCGTCAGGGAAGTATCGCGTGGTTTTTTCGGCGGAAGCTTTTTTGAGTTTGTTGGGGGCGTTTTCTAATCTGTTTAACGCTCAAAGCATTCTCGATAAGCAAAGTCTTTCCACTCCAGAATCCTTGGGCGAATCGATCGCGTCCCCGTTACTTTCGGTGTCTGACGATCCTCTGCATTCTGCGAATATTGGCGCGTCCACTTTTGATGGGGAAGGCACGCCAACCCGATGCACGCCTTTAATTACAGAGGGGGTGTTAGCCGGATTTTTGCACAGTGCGGGAACGGCGAAGCGGATGAATGCTAAACCGACGGGCAATGCGAATATTGGGGCGAAGGTGACGGTGAGTCCCCATTTTTATCATGTTTTCCCCGGTCGGGCTGCGGAGGGAGAGTATGATTTGGACTCGGCAGAAAATGTTATTTTGATTGACGATCTCAGCGCGCTACACGCGGGTGTTAATGCGCTACAAGGGTCGTTTTCGCTGCCCTTTGATGGTTGGTTGGTGAATGGGCGCGATCGCGTCAGTATCGATTCGTCAACGATTGCCGGAGATTTTCGAGAACTGCTACAATCGATTATCTACGTAGAGCCGGACCCAGAAATTACACCTTCTGGCGTTTGTCCGCGAATTTGGGTCGATAATCTCTCGGTCGCAGGGGAGTAG